One part of the Ranitomeya imitator isolate aRanImi1 chromosome 10, aRanImi1.pri, whole genome shotgun sequence genome encodes these proteins:
- the LOC138650950 gene encoding indolethylamine N-methyltransferase-like, with protein sequence MDFTGGEIYQSSFDPKSYLASFCSLGSGRDDILTFRLRKCFETFGPGGIKGDVLVDIGTGPSIYHLLSACESFPHIIATDFTDINRQELERWLKREQGTFDWSEIVKIVCDLEGKRDNWEEKENKLRSRIHKVLKCDVTKSNPLDPAEIPLADCLITALCLETACRDTDAYFCSLKNITTLLKPGGYLVLIGVLGDSFYKVGEKTFFCLPLDEQTVRNAVTDAGYRIKDLEVYYISDQASSAHITDTYANIFLVAQKK encoded by the exons ATGGATTTTACGGGAGGGGAAATTTATCAGTCCAGCTTTGACCCCAAATCGTACCTGGCCTCCTTTTGTAGTCTGGGATCTGGAAGAGACGACATTCTAACATTTCGCCTGAGAAAGTGCTTTGAGACATTTGGACCAG GAGGTATCAAAGGAGATGTTTTGGTTGATATTGGAACTGGACCATCGATCTACCATCTTCTCTCTGCCTGTGAATCTTTTCCACATATTATTGCCACTGACTTCACAGATATTAATCGCCAAGAGCTGGAGAGATGGTTGAAAAGAGAACAAGGAACCTTTGATTGGTCAGAGATTGTGAAGATTGTTTGTGACCTGGAAGGCAAAAG AGATAATTGGGAGGAAAAAGAGAATAAATTACGATCCAGAATCCATAAAGTCTTGAAGTGTGATGTAACGAAGAGTAATCCACTAGATCCCGCAGAGATTCCCCTTGCGGACTGCCTGATCACAGCGCTATGCCTGGAAACGGCCTGCAGAGATACTGATGCATATTTCTGCTCTTTGAAAAATATCACAACCCTTTTGAAGCCTGGTGGATACTTGGTCTTGATTGGTGTCCTTGGAGATTCTTTTTATAAGGTGGGAGAGAAGACTTTTTTTTGTCTACCATTGGATGAGCAGACAGTGAGAAACGCTGTCACAGATGCTGGATACCGTATAAAGGATCTGGAGGTTTATTACATCTCTGATCAGGCATCATCTGCCCATATCACTGATACCTATGCTAATATTTTCCTTGTTGCACAGAAAAAATGA